In Bacteroidota bacterium, the sequence TATTAACTTTTGGCACCAGCGTAGTATCAAAAAACCTGAAACAATTTTTACGCCAATACAAACCCAAAAAGCATTTTCATATTTCAAGGTTTGGAGAAACTGCCGACCCGTTTGATACCTCGCCCATACAGATTATAGGAAGTGACAGAGATGTTTTTGAACAATTGGATTTTAGCCATTTAACCACTGATTATAACAATCTTTGGCAAAAACACGACGACCAAATTGCCTCCTTCACAGAAGAATTTCTCTCTCAGCCAACATTTCATGAACTGGCCGTTGCAGACAGAATATTAAAACACTTGCCTGATAAAAGCCAATTGCAATTAGCCAACAGTATGGCGGTGCGGTGGGTAAATATATTAGGCGGAAATAAATACAGTAACATAGCAATATGCGGCAATCGTGGAGTATCAGGCATTGATGGGTGCACATCAACCGCAGTAGGTATGGCCTACATGGATGATGAAGCAATGAACCATTGGGGTGTGGTGTTAGGTGCAAATACTGTAACTCTGCTAACAGGCGATGTGGCATTTTTTTATGATAGTAACGCCCTTTGGAATAAATTTGCGCCCGCAAACTTGCGCATTATTATACTGAACAATGGCGGTGGGGCTATTTTCAGGTTGATTGACGGGCCGGGGCAAATGCCCGAACGCGAGGAGTTTTTAGAAACCCGCCACCAACGTACCGCAAAGCTTTTGTGCGAGGATATGAAGGTGGGCTATGCGCAGGCAAGCAATTTTGAGGAACTGGAAAGGGAACTTGAGCTTTTATACCAAGCTTCTGACCGCCCGAAGGTGCTGGAGGTGTTTACCGATGCTGAAACCAATACTAAATTTTTTAACGAGTATAAACAATTGATACATGGACTGGAATAGATATGACTGGCAACCGATAAAAGAATACGAAGAGATTCTTTTTCATCAATACAACGGCATAGCCCGTATAAGCATTAACCGCCCGAAGGTACACAATGCTTTTACCCCGCTTACGGTAAAAGAAATGATTGACGCAATGAACATTTGCCGCGAACGCGAAGACATTGGCGTGATTGTTTTGACAGGAGAAGGCGGTAAGGCTTTTTGCAGCGGCGGCGACCAAACCGTGCGCGGTGATGGCGGCTATGTAGGTAATGACGGTGTACCCCGCCTAAACGTGTTGGATTTGCAAATGCAAATACGCCGCATACCCAAGCCTGTAATTGCTGCGGTAGCCGGCTGGGCAATTGGTGGCGGACACGTGTTGCACGTGATTTGCGACCTTAGTATTGCTGCAGAAAACGCCCGTTTTGGCCAAACTGGTCCTAAGGTGGGTAGTTTTGACGGTGGTTTTGGTGCTTCGTACCTTGCCCGCATTGTAGGCCAGAAAAAAGCCCGCGAAATTTGGTATTTGTGCGACCAATACGATGCCAACGACGCGCTGCAAATGGGATTGGTGAACAAGGTGGTGCCTTTGGAAATGTTGGAGCAAACCACTGTAGAGTGGTGCAATAAAATCCTTGAAAAATCGCCGATAGCGTTGCGTATGCTGAAAAGCTCTTTCAACGCTGAATTGGACGGACAAGCCGGTATACAGGAGTTGGCAGGTAACGCTACCTTGCTTTATTACCTGAGCGAGGAAGGCAAAGAAGGTAAAAACGCTTTTGTTGAGAAACGTAAACCCGACTTTAGCAAATTCCCTAAATTTCCGTAAGGAGAGTTTTTGATTTGTTAACTTGTTGATTTAGAGATTTTCAGCACTCCGTCATTCCGAACTTGTTTCGGAATCTCATTGGTGTTCATCCTGAAATGGTAATGTGATGCTGAAACAAGTTCAGCATGACGGGTAATTATTCCCCCATACCGAAATACTCTACCACTACTTTGGCTTTGGCCTTGCCAATAATGGCTTCAATGCTTTCTAAGGAAGCCTCTTTTAGTTTCTTTACCGATTTAAAGTGCGATAGCAATTGATTGGCCGTTTCATCACCAATGCCTTTAATCTCGGTCAGTTCTGTTACCAAAGTGCCTTTATCACGGCGTTTGCGGTGATGGGTAATCCCAAAACGATGCGCCTCATCGCGCATTTGCTGTATAATCCGCAACGTTTCTGATTTTTTATCTATGTGCAGGGGCAGCGGGTCTTCGGGGTAATAAATTTCTTCTAACCGCTTCGCAATACCAATCACGGGGAGTTTGCCATAAATACCCATTTCTTTTAACGCCTCTACCGCACTGCTCAACTGGCCTTTACCACCATCAACTATCAGCAGTTGGGGCAAAGGTTGGTTTTCTTCCTGCAAGCGTTTGTAACGGCGGGTAATTACCTCCTTCATCGTGGCAAAATCGTTCGGACCTTCTACCGTTTGCACGTTAAAATGGCGGTAATCTTTCTTGCTGGGCTTGCCGTTTTTAAAGCACACCATTGCTGATACGGGGTATTTTCCCTGAAAGTTTGAGTTATCAAAACACTCAATATGATAAGGCAATTCGGTAAGGTGCAAATCGTTTTTCATTTGCGTCATCACCCTTTCTACACGTAAATCGGGATTTAGCTTTTCGCTTTGGGTTACCTTATCGTTTTTATAGAAAATAGCATTCTTTAGTGAAAGGTCAAGCAGTTTCTTTTTATCCCCCGTTTTAGGCACCGTAAACCTGATATTCGGGTCGTCGATATCCAACTCAAAGGGGACTAATATCTCTTCGGCTTTGCTGTTGTATCGGTTACGCATTTCGGCAATGGCCATTTCAAGCATTTCCTGCGGCGTTTCCTCCAATCGTTTTTTATACTCTAATGTCTGGGTTTGGATGATAATCCCGTGGTTTACTTTCAGGTAGTTAATAAAGGTGCTCTTACCTTCATCGGCTAAGTTAAACACATCTACATCGTGGCGTACCTGTGTAACCACCGTTGATTTGCCTTGATAATTCTCTAAAATATCCAGCTTGGTTTTAGCCACAGCCGCCACCTCAAACTTCAATTGCGAGGCAGCTTCCTGCATATCCTTTTTAAGGTATTGAATTACCTCACCCACATTACCGCGCAATATCTTGCGTACCTGCTCAATGCTATTCATGTAATCCGCCTCGCTTTGTAATCCTTCACAGGGGCCTTTACAATTCCCTATCTGATACTCAAGGCAGGTTTTAAACTTCCCTGCTTTAATATTGGCATCGCTAAGGTTTAGATTACAGTTACGCAAAGGATATACATTGCGCACCAACTCCAATATGGTGTGCATCATCCTTACTGAGCCGTATGGACCAAAATACTCGGAGCCATCTTTAACAGGGTTTCGGGTTGGGAAAACTTTTGGGAACCGTTCTTTGGTAAGCCGTATGAAAGGATAGGTTTTATCGTCCTTCCAATCAATATTAAAGCGGGGCTTAAACTCCTTAATCAGGTTGTTTTCCAGCAGTAGCGCATCAAACTCGGTATCTACCACCGTGTACTGTATATCGTCAATACGACTTACCAGCACGGCCGTTTTCTTGTTCTCGTACTGGTTTTTATTAAAGTAAGAGGATACGCGCTTTTTGAGGCTTTTAGCCTTGCCAATGTATATCAACTCCCCTTCGGAACTGTAGTACTTATACACTCCGGGAGAATCGGGCAGTATCGAAATAATCTTTTTGAGTTTATCCTCGGCAGCAGGCATAGCGCAAAGTTAGGAAATAGCGGGCTGAGTTGATTTGAAATAAAACCTGTGTGCGTTATTAAACCAACGCTGAAAATCAATTTCACTGTTTTTACGGCACTTACTCTGTCATTCCTTGCGCTCAATCATTGGTGCTTTACGGCGATTATTAAACGTGGTAAATTTGATATTAATCAAGCGCGTATACCGAAAAGCGGGAAACAGAGTAGGTAATTATTAAACAAAATTCAAACAATGAACACTAATCCAATTGTAGGGAAACGTCTTTCCCATCTCATTCTATTAATTGTAGTCATGGTTTTCTCAGGAGTACTTATGACAGGCTGTAAAAAAGACAACCCTGTATCTAACCCATCCATTACTGAACCGTTACCGCAAGCCAATTTGGTGCCCGACGAAAATGAAACCGACTATTCAATGGCCAATTACCAAGATGCTTTGGATAATGTTGAATTTAACGGAGACAGGCTGATATTTCAAAACCTGAGTCATTTTTTTACTACTGCTATGGCATTGGATAGTTTGGGTGACAGTACGGCACACATCTGGTTTCAGAATATCGGGTTTACTAACTCATTGTATGATCAATACAAGAGTGCCGTAGAAAATATGCCCGAGGACCTTGAAGATGCTGATATGGATGCTTATTACACCGCAAACAGCAACTCATTAGTGTACGACGGTGATTTGGATGCCTGGCATGTGAACGCCCAAGCTCCCTTTTGTGCCAAGTTACTAAACGGTGCACACAAAGCCCAAATAGGGGGGAATATTTACTACTCTAATTATGATGTTGATGTAATGGTAGGTCAAGCGGATGAAAGCTTAATCCCCACCTATGCTGCACAAAGTGCTGAGCAGGAAGATGAGTATGCCATTGTGAAATTTAACCGTACCGCATTAAAAACAACAGGAACACTTTGTGTATCCTGCGGCCAAAACTATTATCTCGGTGAAATTACTTGTGGCTCACCTGCACAAAAAAGGGCTAAAATGTGGATGAAGACATATTGCCAGTACGGATTACAGGGCGAAAAATACACTGCCACCCACATTATTGTACAACAGCATAAGCGCGGTTTTTTGGGCCGTTGGTATAAAGAATCGAGGGGCTCACAAGTTGGCGGTAATTTTAACGGCCAGTATTTCAATATGGCCTTCATTTACAATCAATCAAGCTGGGAAAGTGTGTACCCCGTTTATGGAAATATGAACTGGATGTCGGTATGTGCGTCGGATTTACAGATATGCGTAGCACCTATGTGCAGCGGAAATACGATTTGCCGAAACTGGTAAACATCACCCGAATACAAAACAAAAAAGCCCTCGCATTGCAAGGGCTTTTTTGTTTTTTGCGGTCTGGACGGGACTCGAACCCGCGACCCCGTGCGTGACAGGCACGTATTCTAACCAGCTGAACTACCAGACCGTGGTTTCGAAAAGGGAGTGCAAATATAGCTATATGCTGTGTTTTGTCAATATTTTTTTTAAAAATTTACTGATTTAGCTAATTTTCAACATCTTATTTATTTAGGCAATGGGCATAGTGTACCTAATTTGAAAATTGGTTTACTTTGCGGGTTCAAAAAAATGAAGTAAGTATGGCACAACTGATGGATTTTGAAAAACCTATTGCCGAACTGGAAGAACAGTTGGAGAAAATGCAACAAGTGCAGGCAAAGGGTAAAGTGGACGTTACTGACAGCATAAAGAAGCTGGAAGCCGAAATACTTGAAACCAAAAAGAAATTATACAGCAACCTTTCAGGCTGGCAAAAGGTGCAGATATCACGTCACCCCGACAGGCCTTATACGCTGGATTATATTGAGAATATTTGTGATGAATTTATAGAGTTGCACGGCGATCGCAATGTGAAGGACGATAAAGCCATGATTGGCGGCTTGGCCAGCATTGATGGTAAAAGTGTGATGATTATCGGTCACCAGAAAGGACGTAATACCAAGCAACGCCAGTTGCGCAACTTTGGTATGGCCAACCCTGAGGGCTACCGCAAAGCATTACGCCTAATGAAGCTGGCCGAAAAATTCAATAAGCCCATTATCACGCTGATTGACACTCCCGGTGCTTCACCCGGTTTGGAGGCAGAAGAACGCGGCCAAGGCGAAGCAATTGCCCGCAACCTGCTTGAAATGAGCGTGCTTAAAGTACCCGTGATTTGTATAGTGATTGGTGAAGGTGCCTCGGGCGGTGCGTTGGGTATTGGTATCGGAGATAAAGTGATGATGCTTGAATACACTTGGTATTCAGTGATTTCGCCTGAGTCTTGCTCGTCTATCTTATGGCGTAGCTGGGATTATAAAGAAAGGGCTGCTGAAGCGTTGAAACTAACCGCTACGGATATGTTGGAGCAAGGCCTTATTGACGGTATTATTAAAGAACCGATTGGTGGTGCCCACAACGACCCACAAGCGATGTACAAAACGCTTAAAACAGAAATTAAACGCTTGCTGAAAGAGCTTAGCGGCTACTCAACCGAAGATTTGATAAACTTTAGGGTAGAGAAGTTTTCTAAAATGGGCGTATATCAAGAGGCGTAAAAGCTTCTTGCCCCTTGCAAATCGTTACATATCCAATCTAAAATACTTAGGTTGGATATAAAACCTTGCTTTTCTTCAAACACCTGCGTGTAGTGCGGGTGAACAAATTCCGTTTCTATTTTCGGGCTGATGGTATTGCGTAAATCGTTTACCCCCTCCCCTGCTTGCACAGTGTATTCCGTAGTGAATGAATGATTGATGGTAGCTTTGAGTGTTTTTACCACCCACTCCAGCCACATCAGGTTGTAATCCAGCAAATACTTGTGTTGGGTGAAAAATAACCGATGGATGTCGTTTTCAAAGTAATCATAATACGGCGACGAGCGATAGGCTGAATGCACGGCCATAAAATGGGTATGCTGCCACTTTTCGGCATACATTATTTCCAATTCTTTTACGGGTACTTTGGCCGATTTTTTCTTTACAGGCACTATCAAATCCAGCACTCCGTTAGCTCCTGCAATGCGGCAACGATTGCGGTAGGTTTGCTTGATAAAATGCTCGTGGGCTTCAAAAAGCACAGCATTGCCCGCTATGGCATTTACATACGCTATGCTTGGCAAATAGTGCAATTCTATTAAAACAGATGTACCCATAGGCTATATAACAGGGCGGGAAATGCCCTCGGCAAATTCAGTAGTAAACAAAACGTCTTTCAAACGTTCATAATCATCGGCATCGTTCACAAAATCAAGATTTTTAGCGTCTATCACCACCACTTTTTGCTTGGGCATCTGCTTAAAAAACTCAAAGTAGCCGGCCTCAATCTTTTCGAGGTACGAGGGACGAATGTCTTGCTCGTAACTGCGCCCCCGCTTGCTGATATTGGCAATCAGTTGCCCTACAGGGCGGTGTATGTACACAATCAAGTCAGGGCGGGGCAGTTGGGGCTGTATAATCTCATACAGTTTATAAAACAGCTGAAACTCGTCGTCTTCAAGGGTAACCCTTGCAAACACCAAGTTCTTAAAAAAGCTGTAATCGG encodes:
- the menD gene encoding 2-succinyl-5-enolpyruvyl-6-hydroxy-3-cyclohexene-1-carboxylic-acid synthase, with translation MQEAINHIAAACAAADVRYAIICPGSRNAPLTMAFARHPGIKCQSVIDERSAGFIALGMAQRCSLPIVVICTSGSAVVNLYPAVVEAYYQRLQLIVITADRPPEMIDQWDGQTMHQHEVFGKHVKASYTLPDRYDNPEEFSATVFEAVKLSLTGNRGPVHINVPLREPLYTAINDTFEYPQLAQLTSDFYFGNKGEASDISELKNAINQYQKILVVIGTQKHTEMGLLIAYQKVKDKIPFVCDVLSNQLNSSRALYHSDMLLSIPNPQLKAQLQPEVLLTFGTSVVSKNLKQFLRQYKPKKHFHISRFGETADPFDTSPIQIIGSDRDVFEQLDFSHLTTDYNNLWQKHDDQIASFTEEFLSQPTFHELAVADRILKHLPDKSQLQLANSMAVRWVNILGGNKYSNIAICGNRGVSGIDGCTSTAVGMAYMDDEAMNHWGVVLGANTVTLLTGDVAFFYDSNALWNKFAPANLRIIILNNGGGAIFRLIDGPGQMPEREEFLETRHQRTAKLLCEDMKVGYAQASNFEELERELELLYQASDRPKVLEVFTDAETNTKFFNEYKQLIHGLE
- the menB gene encoding 1,4-dihydroxy-2-naphthoyl-CoA synthase; the encoded protein is MDWNRYDWQPIKEYEEILFHQYNGIARISINRPKVHNAFTPLTVKEMIDAMNICREREDIGVIVLTGEGGKAFCSGGDQTVRGDGGYVGNDGVPRLNVLDLQMQIRRIPKPVIAAVAGWAIGGGHVLHVICDLSIAAENARFGQTGPKVGSFDGGFGASYLARIVGQKKAREIWYLCDQYDANDALQMGLVNKVVPLEMLEQTTVEWCNKILEKSPIALRMLKSSFNAELDGQAGIQELAGNATLLYYLSEEGKEGKNAFVEKRKPDFSKFPKFP
- a CDS encoding excinuclease ABC subunit C; this translates as MPAAEDKLKKIISILPDSPGVYKYYSSEGELIYIGKAKSLKKRVSSYFNKNQYENKKTAVLVSRIDDIQYTVVDTEFDALLLENNLIKEFKPRFNIDWKDDKTYPFIRLTKERFPKVFPTRNPVKDGSEYFGPYGSVRMMHTILELVRNVYPLRNCNLNLSDANIKAGKFKTCLEYQIGNCKGPCEGLQSEADYMNSIEQVRKILRGNVGEVIQYLKKDMQEAASQLKFEVAAVAKTKLDILENYQGKSTVVTQVRHDVDVFNLADEGKSTFINYLKVNHGIIIQTQTLEYKKRLEETPQEMLEMAIAEMRNRYNSKAEEILVPFELDIDDPNIRFTVPKTGDKKKLLDLSLKNAIFYKNDKVTQSEKLNPDLRVERVMTQMKNDLHLTELPYHIECFDNSNFQGKYPVSAMVCFKNGKPSKKDYRHFNVQTVEGPNDFATMKEVITRRYKRLQEENQPLPQLLIVDGGKGQLSSAVEALKEMGIYGKLPVIGIAKRLEEIYYPEDPLPLHIDKKSETLRIIQQMRDEAHRFGITHHRKRRDKGTLVTELTEIKGIGDETANQLLSHFKSVKKLKEASLESIEAIIGKAKAKVVVEYFGMGE
- a CDS encoding acetyl-CoA carboxylase carboxyltransferase subunit alpha gives rise to the protein MAQLMDFEKPIAELEEQLEKMQQVQAKGKVDVTDSIKKLEAEILETKKKLYSNLSGWQKVQISRHPDRPYTLDYIENICDEFIELHGDRNVKDDKAMIGGLASIDGKSVMIIGHQKGRNTKQRQLRNFGMANPEGYRKALRLMKLAEKFNKPIITLIDTPGASPGLEAEERGQGEAIARNLLEMSVLKVPVICIVIGEGASGGALGIGIGDKVMMLEYTWYSVISPESCSSILWRSWDYKERAAEALKLTATDMLEQGLIDGIIKEPIGGAHNDPQAMYKTLKTEIKRLLKELSGYSTEDLINFRVEKFSKMGVYQEA
- a CDS encoding WbqC family protein; protein product: MGTSVLIELHYLPSIAYVNAIAGNAVLFEAHEHFIKQTYRNRCRIAGANGVLDLIVPVKKKSAKVPVKELEIMYAEKWQHTHFMAVHSAYRSSPYYDYFENDIHRLFFTQHKYLLDYNLMWLEWVVKTLKATINHSFTTEYTVQAGEGVNDLRNTISPKIETEFVHPHYTQVFEEKQGFISNLSILDWICNDLQGARSFYAS
- a CDS encoding deoxynucleoside kinase; translation: MQHKYPYLIVEGNIGAGKTSLSKKLAAEFDCRLMLEQFEDNSFLPKFYNDSRRFAFPLELSFLAARFTQLKDIITNQSEIFSNPSIISDYSFFKNLVFARVTLEDDEFQLFYKLYEIIQPQLPRPDLIVYIHRPVGQLIANISKRGRSYEQDIRPSYLEKIEAGYFEFFKQMPKQKVVVIDAKNLDFVNDADDYERLKDVLFTTEFAEGISRPVI